GCTCGCCACGCTCCAAGGGCGTGGCTACGTCGCGCAGGACTCCCGTAGCTCGCTGTACTCAGCGGGCGTGCGCTGTTTCGAGCTCGGCAGCCTGTGGGCACAGAACCTCGACCTGCGTGCCATGGCCGCCCCGATGCTCGCGCAGCTGAACGAGGAGACCGGCGAGACCGTACACCTGGCCATCTACGACCACGGCGACGTCGTCTACGTGGACAAGCTGGAGAGCCGGCACCCGGTGGTGGCCACGTCCCACCTCGGCCGCCGGTGCCCGGCCAGCTGCGTGGCGACCGGCCGCGTGCTGCTGGCGTTCCAGCCGACGGCGGAGATCCAGGCCGTGCTCGACAAGCCGGTGCCGTCGTACACCGAGCGCACGGTGACCGACCCGGCGGAGCTCGCGGCACTGCTCGCGGACGTGCGCGCCGACGGCTACGGCACCAACCACGAGAGCTACCGGCCGGGCGTCGGCGGGGTGGCCGCGCCGATCAGGGACCACACCGGCGCGGTGATCGCGTCCGTCGGCATCTGCCTGCCAGAGCAGCGGTTCGGCCAGGACCGGTTCGACGACCTGCGCGACCGCACCGTGCAAGCGGCGACCGACATCTCCGCCGCGCTCGGCGACTCGCTGGGGGTGCTCACCCGGCCGCAGAGCTGACCACCGCCGTACGGGGGGGGCAACGCCGTCGCAGCAGGGAGAGCACACACGTGGGTAGTACGCATCGGTTACGGCTGGTCGTGAACGGCGAGGAGTGGTCGGGCGAGGCGCCGGGGCGTACCAGCCTCGCCGATCTGCTCCGCGAGCAGGTCGGGCTCACCGGCACCCACCTCGGTTGTGAGCACGGCGTCTGCGGCGCGTGCACCGTACTGCTCGACGGCACGCCGGTGCGGTCCTGCCTGCTGCTCGCGGCCCAGGCCGACGGCCACGAGGTCACCACCGTCGAGGGCATCTCGCCACCCGGCGGCCCGCTCAGCGCCGTGCAGCAGGCGTTCTGCGACAGCCACGCGCTGCAGTGCGGCTTCTGCACCCCCGGCATGGTGCTCGCAAGCGTTGCCCTGCTGCACGACGTGCCCGACCCGTCCGACGACGACATCGACGAGGCGCTCGGCGGCAACATCTGCCGCTGCACGGGCTACGTGCAGATCCGCGAGGCCGTACGGCAGGCGGCCGCCCATGGGTGAGCAGTCCACGTACCAGTGGATCTCGCGGCCGGCACCGGTGCGCGAGGACGCCAGGTTCGTCACCGGCCGCGGCACGTACGTCGCGGACATCACGCCGCCAGGCACCGTGCACGTCGGCCTGGTCACCAGCCCGCACCCGCACGCAAGGATCGTCGGCATCGACACGTCGGCCGCGCTCGCGCTCGACGGCGTGCTCGCCGTGGTCACCGGCGCGGAGCTGGCGAAGGAGACCGAGCCGCTGCGGCAGTACCTCGACCTGCCGGACGTGCACTGGCGCCCGCTCGCCGCCGACGTCACCAGGTACGCCGGTGAGTGGGTGGTAGCCGTCGTCGCCACCTCGCGGGCGCTGGCCGAGGACGCCGCCGAGCTGGTGAACGTCGACTACGACCCGCTCCCCCTCGTGCTCGACCCGGAGGCCGCGCTGCAACCCGACTCCCCGAGCGTGCACACCGGGCACGGCACGAACGTGCTCGCCCACCGCGAGTTCTCGTGGGGCGACGTCGACGGCAACCTGGCCAGGTCCGCAGGCACCACGAAGGTACGCGCCCGCTGGCACCGCAACTCCACGGTGCCGATCGAGACGTTCGGCGTGGTGGCGAACTGGGACGAGCACCGGCAGCTACTGGACATCTGGGCGTCGATCCAGATGCCGCAGTTCCCCGACCAGGTCGCCGGCGCGCTCGGGTTGCCTGGCAACCAGGTGCGCGTGCACTTCGACGTCGACATCGGCGGCAGCTACGGCGTGAAGCGCGGCATCAAGCACGGCGTGCTCACCGGCTACCTCGCGCGCCGGCTGCACCGCCCGGTGAAGCTGATCGAGGACCGTGCGGAGAACATGCACGGCGGCGACTTCCACGGCCCGGACCGCATCTTCGACGTCGAGCTGTCGTACACCGCCGACGGCACGTTCACGCACATCCGTATCGACGTGATCGACGACGAGGGCGCGTATCCCGGCCGGTCGCCGCTGCAGCTGGCGAAGCCGATCGGCGCGATCGTCGGCCCGTACCGCATCCCGAGCGCCGTCTACCACGCCACGGCGGTCACCACGAACAAGACCGGGCAGGTAGCCGTACGCGGCTTCGGGCAGGCGCCGACGAACTACGCGATCGAGTCGGCCGTGGACGCCGTCGCCCGCGAGCTCGGCATCGACAGGATCGAGCTGCGTAGGCGCAACTTCATCCAGCCGGACGA
Above is a window of Streptosporangiales bacterium DNA encoding:
- a CDS encoding helix-turn-helix domain-containing protein, coding for MEQRPKPADGSAQLDRALDILELLARSGRPVGLTEIASAVGGPKATIHRLLATLQGRGYVAQDSRSSLYSAGVRCFELGSLWAQNLDLRAMAAPMLAQLNEETGETVHLAIYDHGDVVYVDKLESRHPVVATSHLGRRCPASCVATGRVLLAFQPTAEIQAVLDKPVPSYTERTVTDPAELAALLADVRADGYGTNHESYRPGVGGVAAPIRDHTGAVIASVGICLPEQRFGQDRFDDLRDRTVQAATDISAALGDSLGVLTRPQS
- a CDS encoding 2Fe-2S iron-sulfur cluster binding domain-containing protein, with protein sequence MVVNGEEWSGEAPGRTSLADLLREQVGLTGTHLGCEHGVCGACTVLLDGTPVRSCLLLAAQADGHEVTTVEGISPPGGPLSAVQQAFCDSHALQCGFCTPGMVLASVALLHDVPDPSDDDIDEALGGNICRCTGYVQIREAVRQAAAHG
- a CDS encoding molybdopterin-dependent oxidoreductase, translating into MGEQSTYQWISRPAPVREDARFVTGRGTYVADITPPGTVHVGLVTSPHPHARIVGIDTSAALALDGVLAVVTGAELAKETEPLRQYLDLPDVHWRPLAADVTRYAGEWVVAVVATSRALAEDAAELVNVDYDPLPLVLDPEAALQPDSPSVHTGHGTNVLAHREFSWGDVDGNLARSAGTTKVRARWHRNSTVPIETFGVVANWDEHRQLLDIWASIQMPQFPDQVAGALGLPGNQVRVHFDVDIGGSYGVKRGIKHGVLTGYLARRLHRPVKLIEDRAENMHGGDFHGPDRIFDVELSYTADGTFTHIRIDVIDDEGAYPGRSPLQLAKPIGAIVGPYRIPSAVYHATAVTTNKTGQVAVRGFGQAPTNYAIESAVDAVARELGIDRIELRRRNFIQPDEFPYRIPSGTEYDSGDYPAVVDKAVQLADLAALQARRDELRAEGKLAGIGVATCLEPGGGNAIFENIMNPTNDKTTFPEACRLRVTPDGEVVAVVAISSAGQSHDTMVATLVGEELGRDPATVTVLRADSLAGMPSQSPVGSRMTIVLGVAIRQAADELKQKALRIAAHNMDVTTDELRYVDGDVVVASDEQRRMSWDDVVGVAYRKQHLMPPGEQPGLEVVQVAHTPRSGGLTADDGTVQLYPCYSFETHLVLASIDPDTGVVDLDKYYLAHDCGTVINPEVVRGMVYGGTAHGIGVALYEQFAYDPTGQPLTQSFMDYLLPSTHEVPTIVDVEHCTPSPFTTFGQKGAGEAGYMGAPAAVASAVNDALAAVDVPPLTELPIKPSDVWAAVHAARGRGDT